A stretch of Ranitomeya variabilis isolate aRanVar5 chromosome 3, aRanVar5.hap1, whole genome shotgun sequence DNA encodes these proteins:
- the ANKRD42 gene encoding ankyrin repeat domain-containing protein 42 isoform X2: protein MPAASSEAALQRRRDHGTIHEAVRCGHVEELATIVKNGTSVNDVDPVHKFTPLHWAAHSGSLECLHWLLWHGADITNVTSRGWTAAHIAAIKGQDACMQALILSGANLSAKDDRQCSPSHLAASHGHSFTLQTILRSVADTGSADIKGWTPVHYAAFHGRLGCLQLLVRWGASVEEIDHDGNSPVHLAAMEGHLHCLKFLLSKLPSFTRALEARNNKGDNPKDLARRFYKEKVIQYIDGVEYERDHPEEMENLAFPAHVAAYKGDLLTLRKLVESGIININERDDKGSTPLHKAAGHGQLECIQWLLEMGADYNITTEAGETPKDVAKSGRSAHMAAVKLLGGRADEDSEEELGEDDPLFFERHGVEGSTDQQEDINLSAGEKKKARARAHDKMKELEKLLEIAKSNFKHLGGILEEDNQRKKEQKESEKYRVIRDLEAQLEYERLRREKMEVQLDDYRVQISQLSSCLQQTKPPPRPSKLSDAYKEKKSAKKKPAPQQNPGGVFVKRGTEK, encoded by the exons CCGCGCTGCAGAGGAGGAGGGATCACGGCACCATCCACGAGGCAGTGAGGTGCGGACATGTCGAAGAGCTGGCCACCATCGTGAAGAACGGGACCAGTGTGAATGACGTGGATCCCGTGCATAAGTTTACACCCCTGCACTGGGCGGCACATTCTGGGAGTCTGGAG TGTCTTCACTGGTTACTGTGGCATGGAGCCGATATCACTAATGTCACCAGCAGAGGATGGACCGCAGCTCATATAGCTGCTATAAAAGGACAAGATGCCTGCATGCAG GCCTTGATTCTCAGTGGAGCAAACCTATCAGCTAAAGACGACCGGCAGTGCTCCCCGTCACACCTGGCTGCTTCCCATGGGCACTCATTCACCCTACAGACCATTCTGCGCAGTGTAGCG GACACAGGCAGCGCAGATATTAAAGGATGGACACCAGTTCATTATGCTGCATTTCATGGCCGACTCGGCTGTTTACAGCTTCTTGTTAGATGGGGCGCTTCCGTGGAAGAAATCGATCATGATGGAAACTCACCAG TGCATTTAGCCGCCATGGAGGGACATCTGCATTGTTTAAAATTTCTGCTCAGTAAACTCCCCAGCTTCACCCGTGCACTGGAGGCAAGAAACAATAAGGGAGACAACCCAAAGGACCTGGCGAGAAGATTTTATAAGGAGAAAGTCATTCAGTATATAGACGGTGTAGAGTATGAGAGGGATCACCCAGAGGAGATGGAGA ATTTGGCGTTCCCGGCTCACGTCGCTGCCTATAAAGGTGATCTGTTAACTCTTCGAAAACTGGTAGAGAGTGGAATAATTAACATTAACGAGCGAGATGATAAAGGCTCCACCCCCTTACACAAAG CCGCGGGTCATGGTCAGCTGGAGTGTATACAGTGGCTGCTGGAAATGGGGgcggactacaacatcaccaccgagGCCGGGGAGACCCCAAAAGATGTGGCGAAAAG TGGCAGGTCCGCACATATGGCTGCTGTAAAGCTCTTGGGGGGCAGAGCTGATGAAGATTCAGAGGAGGAGTTAGGAGAAGACGACCCCTTGTTTTTCGAGAGACATGGCGTGGAAGGAAGCACCGATCAACAAGAAGACATAAACCTGAGCGCCGGCGAAAAGAAAAAGGCCCGCG CGAGAGCCCACGACAAGATGAAAGAACTCGAGAAGTTACTGGAGATCGCAAAAAGCAATTTCAAGCACCTGGGCGGCATCCTGGAAgaagacaatcagaggaaaaaggaGCAGAAAGAATCTGAGAAGTACAG GGTGATCAGAGATTTGGAGGCACAGCTGGAGTACGAGCGTCTGCGCCGGGAGAAGATGGAGGTCCAGCTTGATGACTACAGGGTGCAGATCTCTCAGCTCAGCAGCTGCCTGCAGCAGACGAAACCTCCTCCCAGACCCAGC AAACTGTCCGACGCATACAAGGAGAAGAAAAGCGCGAAGAAGAAACCGGCTCCGCAGCAAAACCCTGGCGGCGTGTTTGTGAAGAGAGGAACGGAGAAGTAA
- the ANKRD42 gene encoding ankyrin repeat domain-containing protein 42 isoform X4: MPAASSEAALQRRRDHGTIHEAVRCGHVEELATIVKNGTSVNDVDPVHKFTPLHWAAHSGSLECLHWLLWHGADITNVTSRGWTAAHIAAIKGQDACMQALILSGANLSAKDDRQCSPSHLAASHGHSFTLQTILRSVADTGSADIKGWTPVHYAAFHGRLGCLQLLVRWGASVEEIDHDGNSPVHLAAMEGHLHCLKFLLSKLPSFTRALEARNNKGDNPKDLARRFYKEKVIQYIDGVEYERDHPEEMENLAFPAHVAAYKGDLLTLRKLVESGIININERDDKGSTPLHKAAGHGQLECIQWLLEMGADYNITTEAGETPKDVAKRSAHMAAVKLLGGRADEDSEEELGEDDPLFFERHGVEGSTDQQEDINLSAGEKKKARARAHDKMKELEKLLEIAKSNFKHLGGILEEDNQRKKEQKESEKYRVIRDLEAQLEYERLRREKMEVQLDDYRVQISQLSSCLQQTKPPPRPSVRGSCTVARNCPTHTRRRKARRRNRLRSKTLAACL; the protein is encoded by the exons CCGCGCTGCAGAGGAGGAGGGATCACGGCACCATCCACGAGGCAGTGAGGTGCGGACATGTCGAAGAGCTGGCCACCATCGTGAAGAACGGGACCAGTGTGAATGACGTGGATCCCGTGCATAAGTTTACACCCCTGCACTGGGCGGCACATTCTGGGAGTCTGGAG TGTCTTCACTGGTTACTGTGGCATGGAGCCGATATCACTAATGTCACCAGCAGAGGATGGACCGCAGCTCATATAGCTGCTATAAAAGGACAAGATGCCTGCATGCAG GCCTTGATTCTCAGTGGAGCAAACCTATCAGCTAAAGACGACCGGCAGTGCTCCCCGTCACACCTGGCTGCTTCCCATGGGCACTCATTCACCCTACAGACCATTCTGCGCAGTGTAGCG GACACAGGCAGCGCAGATATTAAAGGATGGACACCAGTTCATTATGCTGCATTTCATGGCCGACTCGGCTGTTTACAGCTTCTTGTTAGATGGGGCGCTTCCGTGGAAGAAATCGATCATGATGGAAACTCACCAG TGCATTTAGCCGCCATGGAGGGACATCTGCATTGTTTAAAATTTCTGCTCAGTAAACTCCCCAGCTTCACCCGTGCACTGGAGGCAAGAAACAATAAGGGAGACAACCCAAAGGACCTGGCGAGAAGATTTTATAAGGAGAAAGTCATTCAGTATATAGACGGTGTAGAGTATGAGAGGGATCACCCAGAGGAGATGGAGA ATTTGGCGTTCCCGGCTCACGTCGCTGCCTATAAAGGTGATCTGTTAACTCTTCGAAAACTGGTAGAGAGTGGAATAATTAACATTAACGAGCGAGATGATAAAGGCTCCACCCCCTTACACAAAG CCGCGGGTCATGGTCAGCTGGAGTGTATACAGTGGCTGCTGGAAATGGGGgcggactacaacatcaccaccgagGCCGGGGAGACCCCAAAAGATGTGGCGAAAAG GTCCGCACATATGGCTGCTGTAAAGCTCTTGGGGGGCAGAGCTGATGAAGATTCAGAGGAGGAGTTAGGAGAAGACGACCCCTTGTTTTTCGAGAGACATGGCGTGGAAGGAAGCACCGATCAACAAGAAGACATAAACCTGAGCGCCGGCGAAAAGAAAAAGGCCCGCG CGAGAGCCCACGACAAGATGAAAGAACTCGAGAAGTTACTGGAGATCGCAAAAAGCAATTTCAAGCACCTGGGCGGCATCCTGGAAgaagacaatcagaggaaaaaggaGCAGAAAGAATCTGAGAAGTACAG GGTGATCAGAGATTTGGAGGCACAGCTGGAGTACGAGCGTCTGCGCCGGGAGAAGATGGAGGTCCAGCTTGATGACTACAGGGTGCAGATCTCTCAGCTCAGCAGCTGCCTGCAGCAGACGAAACCTCCTCCCAGACCCAGCGTGAGAGGCTCATGTACCGTAGCGCG AAACTGTCCGACGCATACAAGGAGAAGAAAAGCGCGAAGAAGAAACCGGCTCCGCAGCAAAACCCTGGCGGCGTGTTTGTGA
- the ANKRD42 gene encoding ankyrin repeat domain-containing protein 42 isoform X8, whose protein sequence is MPAASSEAALQRRRDHGTIHEAVRCGHVEELATIVKNGTSVNDVDPVHKFTPLHWAAHSGSLECLHWLLWHGADITNVTSRGWTAAHIAAIKGQDACMQALILSGANLSAKDDRQCSPSHLAASHGHSFTLQTILRSVADTGSADIKGWTPVHYAAFHGRLGCLQLLVRWGASVEEIDHDGNSPVHLAAMEGHLHCLKFLLSKLPSFTRALEARNNKGDNPKDLARRFYKEKVIQYIDGVEYERDHPEEMEKTVRRIQGEEKREEETGSAAKPWRRVCEERNGEVTQCMLGGRLSRVT, encoded by the exons CCGCGCTGCAGAGGAGGAGGGATCACGGCACCATCCACGAGGCAGTGAGGTGCGGACATGTCGAAGAGCTGGCCACCATCGTGAAGAACGGGACCAGTGTGAATGACGTGGATCCCGTGCATAAGTTTACACCCCTGCACTGGGCGGCACATTCTGGGAGTCTGGAG TGTCTTCACTGGTTACTGTGGCATGGAGCCGATATCACTAATGTCACCAGCAGAGGATGGACCGCAGCTCATATAGCTGCTATAAAAGGACAAGATGCCTGCATGCAG GCCTTGATTCTCAGTGGAGCAAACCTATCAGCTAAAGACGACCGGCAGTGCTCCCCGTCACACCTGGCTGCTTCCCATGGGCACTCATTCACCCTACAGACCATTCTGCGCAGTGTAGCG GACACAGGCAGCGCAGATATTAAAGGATGGACACCAGTTCATTATGCTGCATTTCATGGCCGACTCGGCTGTTTACAGCTTCTTGTTAGATGGGGCGCTTCCGTGGAAGAAATCGATCATGATGGAAACTCACCAG TGCATTTAGCCGCCATGGAGGGACATCTGCATTGTTTAAAATTTCTGCTCAGTAAACTCCCCAGCTTCACCCGTGCACTGGAGGCAAGAAACAATAAGGGAGACAACCCAAAGGACCTGGCGAGAAGATTTTATAAGGAGAAAGTCATTCAGTATATAGACGGTGTAGAGTATGAGAGGGATCACCCAGAGGAGATGGAGA AAACTGTCCGACGCATACAAGGAGAAGAAAAGCGCGAAGAAGAAACCGGCTCCGCAGCAAAACCCTGGCGGCGTGTTTGTGAAGAGAGGAACGGAGAAGTAACGCAATGCATGCTGGGAGGTAGACTGTCGCGGGTCACCTGA
- the ANKRD42 gene encoding ankyrin repeat domain-containing protein 42 isoform X6, with protein sequence MPAASSEAALQRRRDHGTIHEAVRCGHVEELATIVKNGTSVNDVDPVHKFTPLHWAAHSGSLECLHWLLWHGADITNVTSRGWTAAHIAAIKGQDACMQALILSGANLSAKDDRQCSPSHLAASHGHSFTLQTILRSVADTGSADIKGWTPVHYAAFHGRLGCLQLLVRWGASVEEIDHDGNSPVHLAAMEGHLHCLKFLLSKLPSFTRALEARNNKGDNPKDLARRFYKEKVIQYIDGVEYERDHPEEMENLAFPAHVAAYKGDLLTLRKLVESGIININERDDKGSTPLHKAAGHGQLECIQWLLEMGADYNITTEAGETPKDVAKRSAHMAAVKLLGGRADEDSEEELGEDDPLFFERHGVEGSTDQQEDINLSAGEKKKARARAHDKMKELEKLLEIAKSNFKHLGGILEEDNQRKKEQKESEKVIRDLEAQLEYERLRREKMEVQLDDYRVQISQLSSCLQQTKPPPRPSVRGSCTVARNCPTHTRRRKARRRNRLRSKTLAACL encoded by the exons CCGCGCTGCAGAGGAGGAGGGATCACGGCACCATCCACGAGGCAGTGAGGTGCGGACATGTCGAAGAGCTGGCCACCATCGTGAAGAACGGGACCAGTGTGAATGACGTGGATCCCGTGCATAAGTTTACACCCCTGCACTGGGCGGCACATTCTGGGAGTCTGGAG TGTCTTCACTGGTTACTGTGGCATGGAGCCGATATCACTAATGTCACCAGCAGAGGATGGACCGCAGCTCATATAGCTGCTATAAAAGGACAAGATGCCTGCATGCAG GCCTTGATTCTCAGTGGAGCAAACCTATCAGCTAAAGACGACCGGCAGTGCTCCCCGTCACACCTGGCTGCTTCCCATGGGCACTCATTCACCCTACAGACCATTCTGCGCAGTGTAGCG GACACAGGCAGCGCAGATATTAAAGGATGGACACCAGTTCATTATGCTGCATTTCATGGCCGACTCGGCTGTTTACAGCTTCTTGTTAGATGGGGCGCTTCCGTGGAAGAAATCGATCATGATGGAAACTCACCAG TGCATTTAGCCGCCATGGAGGGACATCTGCATTGTTTAAAATTTCTGCTCAGTAAACTCCCCAGCTTCACCCGTGCACTGGAGGCAAGAAACAATAAGGGAGACAACCCAAAGGACCTGGCGAGAAGATTTTATAAGGAGAAAGTCATTCAGTATATAGACGGTGTAGAGTATGAGAGGGATCACCCAGAGGAGATGGAGA ATTTGGCGTTCCCGGCTCACGTCGCTGCCTATAAAGGTGATCTGTTAACTCTTCGAAAACTGGTAGAGAGTGGAATAATTAACATTAACGAGCGAGATGATAAAGGCTCCACCCCCTTACACAAAG CCGCGGGTCATGGTCAGCTGGAGTGTATACAGTGGCTGCTGGAAATGGGGgcggactacaacatcaccaccgagGCCGGGGAGACCCCAAAAGATGTGGCGAAAAG GTCCGCACATATGGCTGCTGTAAAGCTCTTGGGGGGCAGAGCTGATGAAGATTCAGAGGAGGAGTTAGGAGAAGACGACCCCTTGTTTTTCGAGAGACATGGCGTGGAAGGAAGCACCGATCAACAAGAAGACATAAACCTGAGCGCCGGCGAAAAGAAAAAGGCCCGCG CGAGAGCCCACGACAAGATGAAAGAACTCGAGAAGTTACTGGAGATCGCAAAAAGCAATTTCAAGCACCTGGGCGGCATCCTGGAAgaagacaatcagaggaaaaaggaGCAGAAAGAATCTGAGAA GGTGATCAGAGATTTGGAGGCACAGCTGGAGTACGAGCGTCTGCGCCGGGAGAAGATGGAGGTCCAGCTTGATGACTACAGGGTGCAGATCTCTCAGCTCAGCAGCTGCCTGCAGCAGACGAAACCTCCTCCCAGACCCAGCGTGAGAGGCTCATGTACCGTAGCGCG AAACTGTCCGACGCATACAAGGAGAAGAAAAGCGCGAAGAAGAAACCGGCTCCGCAGCAAAACCCTGGCGGCGTGTTTGTGA
- the ANKRD42 gene encoding ankyrin repeat domain-containing protein 42 isoform X5 → MPAASSEAALQRRRDHGTIHEAVRCGHVEELATIVKNGTSVNDVDPVHKFTPLHWAAHSGSLECLHWLLWHGADITNVTSRGWTAAHIAAIKGQDACMQALILSGANLSAKDDRQCSPSHLAASHGHSFTLQTILRSVADTGSADIKGWTPVHYAAFHGRLGCLQLLVRWGASVEEIDHDGNSPAAMEGHLHCLKFLLSKLPSFTRALEARNNKGDNPKDLARRFYKEKVIQYIDGVEYERDHPEEMENLAFPAHVAAYKGDLLTLRKLVESGIININERDDKGSTPLHKAAGHGQLECIQWLLEMGADYNITTEAGETPKDVAKSGRSAHMAAVKLLGGRADEDSEEELGEDDPLFFERHGVEGSTDQQEDINLSAGEKKKARARAHDKMKELEKLLEIAKSNFKHLGGILEEDNQRKKEQKESEKYRVIRDLEAQLEYERLRREKMEVQLDDYRVQISQLSSCLQQTKPPPRPSVRGSCTVARNCPTHTRRRKARRRNRLRSKTLAACL, encoded by the exons CCGCGCTGCAGAGGAGGAGGGATCACGGCACCATCCACGAGGCAGTGAGGTGCGGACATGTCGAAGAGCTGGCCACCATCGTGAAGAACGGGACCAGTGTGAATGACGTGGATCCCGTGCATAAGTTTACACCCCTGCACTGGGCGGCACATTCTGGGAGTCTGGAG TGTCTTCACTGGTTACTGTGGCATGGAGCCGATATCACTAATGTCACCAGCAGAGGATGGACCGCAGCTCATATAGCTGCTATAAAAGGACAAGATGCCTGCATGCAG GCCTTGATTCTCAGTGGAGCAAACCTATCAGCTAAAGACGACCGGCAGTGCTCCCCGTCACACCTGGCTGCTTCCCATGGGCACTCATTCACCCTACAGACCATTCTGCGCAGTGTAGCG GACACAGGCAGCGCAGATATTAAAGGATGGACACCAGTTCATTATGCTGCATTTCATGGCCGACTCGGCTGTTTACAGCTTCTTGTTAGATGGGGCGCTTCCGTGGAAGAAATCGATCATGATGGAAACTCACCAG CCGCCATGGAGGGACATCTGCATTGTTTAAAATTTCTGCTCAGTAAACTCCCCAGCTTCACCCGTGCACTGGAGGCAAGAAACAATAAGGGAGACAACCCAAAGGACCTGGCGAGAAGATTTTATAAGGAGAAAGTCATTCAGTATATAGACGGTGTAGAGTATGAGAGGGATCACCCAGAGGAGATGGAGA ATTTGGCGTTCCCGGCTCACGTCGCTGCCTATAAAGGTGATCTGTTAACTCTTCGAAAACTGGTAGAGAGTGGAATAATTAACATTAACGAGCGAGATGATAAAGGCTCCACCCCCTTACACAAAG CCGCGGGTCATGGTCAGCTGGAGTGTATACAGTGGCTGCTGGAAATGGGGgcggactacaacatcaccaccgagGCCGGGGAGACCCCAAAAGATGTGGCGAAAAG TGGCAGGTCCGCACATATGGCTGCTGTAAAGCTCTTGGGGGGCAGAGCTGATGAAGATTCAGAGGAGGAGTTAGGAGAAGACGACCCCTTGTTTTTCGAGAGACATGGCGTGGAAGGAAGCACCGATCAACAAGAAGACATAAACCTGAGCGCCGGCGAAAAGAAAAAGGCCCGCG CGAGAGCCCACGACAAGATGAAAGAACTCGAGAAGTTACTGGAGATCGCAAAAAGCAATTTCAAGCACCTGGGCGGCATCCTGGAAgaagacaatcagaggaaaaaggaGCAGAAAGAATCTGAGAAGTACAG GGTGATCAGAGATTTGGAGGCACAGCTGGAGTACGAGCGTCTGCGCCGGGAGAAGATGGAGGTCCAGCTTGATGACTACAGGGTGCAGATCTCTCAGCTCAGCAGCTGCCTGCAGCAGACGAAACCTCCTCCCAGACCCAGCGTGAGAGGCTCATGTACCGTAGCGCG AAACTGTCCGACGCATACAAGGAGAAGAAAAGCGCGAAGAAGAAACCGGCTCCGCAGCAAAACCCTGGCGGCGTGTTTGTGA
- the ANKRD42 gene encoding ankyrin repeat domain-containing protein 42 isoform X7, which produces MPAASSEAALQRRRDHGTIHEAVRCGHVEELATIVKNGTSVNDVDPVHKFTPLHWAAHSGSLECLHWLLWHGADITNVTSRGWTAAHIAAIKGQDACMQALILSGANLSAKDDRQCSPSHLAASHGHSFTLQTILRSVADTGSADIKGWTPVHYAAFHGRLGCLQLLVRWGASVEEIDHDGNSPVHLAAMEGHLHCLKFLLSKLPSFTRALEARNNKGDNPKDLARRFYKEKVIQYIDGVEYERDHPEEMENLAFPAHVAAYKGDLLTLRKLVESGIININERDDKGSTPLHKAAGHGQLECIQWLLEMGADYNITTEAGETPKDVAKRSAHMAAVKLLGGRADEDSEEELGEDDPLFFERHGVEGSTDQQEDINLSAGEKKKARARAHDKMKELEKLLEIAKSNFKHLGGILEEDNQRKKEQKESEKVIRDLEAQLEYERLRREKMEVQLDDYRVQISQLSSCLQQTKPPPRPSKLSDAYKEKKSAKKKPAPQQNPGGVFVKRGTEK; this is translated from the exons CCGCGCTGCAGAGGAGGAGGGATCACGGCACCATCCACGAGGCAGTGAGGTGCGGACATGTCGAAGAGCTGGCCACCATCGTGAAGAACGGGACCAGTGTGAATGACGTGGATCCCGTGCATAAGTTTACACCCCTGCACTGGGCGGCACATTCTGGGAGTCTGGAG TGTCTTCACTGGTTACTGTGGCATGGAGCCGATATCACTAATGTCACCAGCAGAGGATGGACCGCAGCTCATATAGCTGCTATAAAAGGACAAGATGCCTGCATGCAG GCCTTGATTCTCAGTGGAGCAAACCTATCAGCTAAAGACGACCGGCAGTGCTCCCCGTCACACCTGGCTGCTTCCCATGGGCACTCATTCACCCTACAGACCATTCTGCGCAGTGTAGCG GACACAGGCAGCGCAGATATTAAAGGATGGACACCAGTTCATTATGCTGCATTTCATGGCCGACTCGGCTGTTTACAGCTTCTTGTTAGATGGGGCGCTTCCGTGGAAGAAATCGATCATGATGGAAACTCACCAG TGCATTTAGCCGCCATGGAGGGACATCTGCATTGTTTAAAATTTCTGCTCAGTAAACTCCCCAGCTTCACCCGTGCACTGGAGGCAAGAAACAATAAGGGAGACAACCCAAAGGACCTGGCGAGAAGATTTTATAAGGAGAAAGTCATTCAGTATATAGACGGTGTAGAGTATGAGAGGGATCACCCAGAGGAGATGGAGA ATTTGGCGTTCCCGGCTCACGTCGCTGCCTATAAAGGTGATCTGTTAACTCTTCGAAAACTGGTAGAGAGTGGAATAATTAACATTAACGAGCGAGATGATAAAGGCTCCACCCCCTTACACAAAG CCGCGGGTCATGGTCAGCTGGAGTGTATACAGTGGCTGCTGGAAATGGGGgcggactacaacatcaccaccgagGCCGGGGAGACCCCAAAAGATGTGGCGAAAAG GTCCGCACATATGGCTGCTGTAAAGCTCTTGGGGGGCAGAGCTGATGAAGATTCAGAGGAGGAGTTAGGAGAAGACGACCCCTTGTTTTTCGAGAGACATGGCGTGGAAGGAAGCACCGATCAACAAGAAGACATAAACCTGAGCGCCGGCGAAAAGAAAAAGGCCCGCG CGAGAGCCCACGACAAGATGAAAGAACTCGAGAAGTTACTGGAGATCGCAAAAAGCAATTTCAAGCACCTGGGCGGCATCCTGGAAgaagacaatcagaggaaaaaggaGCAGAAAGAATCTGAGAA GGTGATCAGAGATTTGGAGGCACAGCTGGAGTACGAGCGTCTGCGCCGGGAGAAGATGGAGGTCCAGCTTGATGACTACAGGGTGCAGATCTCTCAGCTCAGCAGCTGCCTGCAGCAGACGAAACCTCCTCCCAGACCCAGC AAACTGTCCGACGCATACAAGGAGAAGAAAAGCGCGAAGAAGAAACCGGCTCCGCAGCAAAACCCTGGCGGCGTGTTTGTGAAGAGAGGAACGGAGAAGTAA
- the ANKRD42 gene encoding ankyrin repeat domain-containing protein 42 isoform X3, with translation MPAASSEAALQRRRDHGTIHEAVRCGHVEELATIVKNGTSVNDVDPVHKFTPLHWAAHSGSLECLHWLLWHGADITNVTSRGWTAAHIAAIKGQDACMQALILSGANLSAKDDRQCSPSHLAASHGHSFTLQTILRSVADTGSADIKGWTPVHYAAFHGRLGCLQLLVRWGASVEEIDHDGNSPVHLAAMEGHLHCLKFLLSKLPSFTRALEARNNKGDNPKDLARRFYKEKVIQYIDGVEYERDHPEEMENLAFPAHVAAYKGDLLTLRKLVESGIININERDDKGSTPLHKAAGHGQLECIQWLLEMGADYNITTEAGETPKDVAKSGRSAHMAAVKLLGGRADEDSEEELGEDDPLFFERHGVEGSTDQQEDINLSAGEKKKARARAHDKMKELEKLLEIAKSNFKHLGGILEEDNQRKKEQKESEKVIRDLEAQLEYERLRREKMEVQLDDYRVQISQLSSCLQQTKPPPRPSVRGSCTVARNCPTHTRRRKARRRNRLRSKTLAACL, from the exons CCGCGCTGCAGAGGAGGAGGGATCACGGCACCATCCACGAGGCAGTGAGGTGCGGACATGTCGAAGAGCTGGCCACCATCGTGAAGAACGGGACCAGTGTGAATGACGTGGATCCCGTGCATAAGTTTACACCCCTGCACTGGGCGGCACATTCTGGGAGTCTGGAG TGTCTTCACTGGTTACTGTGGCATGGAGCCGATATCACTAATGTCACCAGCAGAGGATGGACCGCAGCTCATATAGCTGCTATAAAAGGACAAGATGCCTGCATGCAG GCCTTGATTCTCAGTGGAGCAAACCTATCAGCTAAAGACGACCGGCAGTGCTCCCCGTCACACCTGGCTGCTTCCCATGGGCACTCATTCACCCTACAGACCATTCTGCGCAGTGTAGCG GACACAGGCAGCGCAGATATTAAAGGATGGACACCAGTTCATTATGCTGCATTTCATGGCCGACTCGGCTGTTTACAGCTTCTTGTTAGATGGGGCGCTTCCGTGGAAGAAATCGATCATGATGGAAACTCACCAG TGCATTTAGCCGCCATGGAGGGACATCTGCATTGTTTAAAATTTCTGCTCAGTAAACTCCCCAGCTTCACCCGTGCACTGGAGGCAAGAAACAATAAGGGAGACAACCCAAAGGACCTGGCGAGAAGATTTTATAAGGAGAAAGTCATTCAGTATATAGACGGTGTAGAGTATGAGAGGGATCACCCAGAGGAGATGGAGA ATTTGGCGTTCCCGGCTCACGTCGCTGCCTATAAAGGTGATCTGTTAACTCTTCGAAAACTGGTAGAGAGTGGAATAATTAACATTAACGAGCGAGATGATAAAGGCTCCACCCCCTTACACAAAG CCGCGGGTCATGGTCAGCTGGAGTGTATACAGTGGCTGCTGGAAATGGGGgcggactacaacatcaccaccgagGCCGGGGAGACCCCAAAAGATGTGGCGAAAAG TGGCAGGTCCGCACATATGGCTGCTGTAAAGCTCTTGGGGGGCAGAGCTGATGAAGATTCAGAGGAGGAGTTAGGAGAAGACGACCCCTTGTTTTTCGAGAGACATGGCGTGGAAGGAAGCACCGATCAACAAGAAGACATAAACCTGAGCGCCGGCGAAAAGAAAAAGGCCCGCG CGAGAGCCCACGACAAGATGAAAGAACTCGAGAAGTTACTGGAGATCGCAAAAAGCAATTTCAAGCACCTGGGCGGCATCCTGGAAgaagacaatcagaggaaaaaggaGCAGAAAGAATCTGAGAA GGTGATCAGAGATTTGGAGGCACAGCTGGAGTACGAGCGTCTGCGCCGGGAGAAGATGGAGGTCCAGCTTGATGACTACAGGGTGCAGATCTCTCAGCTCAGCAGCTGCCTGCAGCAGACGAAACCTCCTCCCAGACCCAGCGTGAGAGGCTCATGTACCGTAGCGCG AAACTGTCCGACGCATACAAGGAGAAGAAAAGCGCGAAGAAGAAACCGGCTCCGCAGCAAAACCCTGGCGGCGTGTTTGTGA